One region of Ictalurus furcatus strain D&B chromosome 17, Billie_1.0, whole genome shotgun sequence genomic DNA includes:
- the LOC128621098 gene encoding dynein heavy chain domain-containing protein 1-like translates to MSAPKKDIHRDTLTAPRRNSHDRSSVHNPGSVPTLPLLTSRSPTFMGEPPTDCPLSRPQISQLPNISVVELPQLVASVGPEVAMTDSVWTEGPGLISSALTADIPLRVIKHPQKIKTDSLGEGISKQGSTEGTEIGKESKTKCSPLTGIEVFEIFAQKKHLGGLQFYHLKGSEDGPYRPYDLHVVPCSKSGSDHYIFSPTSVIHVKNGCSVGLLNLAEWYREAILWKALRDIPFFRDYLLHKAFTRWHRNVCHVSFQRKCKNLQSKLLIDVPQFREALFNLTRLIEMLKKMHWLPQDESHTYTLTEFQNTLLKSNQQSRSFIEKFLHHRSLILTTVQETCYKTYQELQQVKEFQLSQCSKPLHLQQDLIRSLHKKLNQTGQAIQRLGNFTALMDCIIVQNLVSVTQCELMIYLNKVLKQEQKNQGSLFQAELTFGVGGQLELSPSMHLFQELLHRALLSVVDSTLQLVDACNNLPDSKAPLTASFSFVGGFQQPAPNPGITNNTSVRVRRAYEQSGSALTCTGSFPYKEETCVHTKMVLPKLSSFSLQGQRLQGQVYPLSRNQLEWHLHHHAGAQEIEKQQASIIQEALQEIQQHCERHSWLVDAYLCASQWSPASLESMRGWPATKYKEHIQMIQLWINQVHNVPTAFTTSNKLITINCSHIQEMLEPLLNTMKKDVLNLLSEELQLCAENLINDLKKFMECLQLEPTDLNEFANYASRVKCYKETDIHQKLENLCSLQKTIQLNFGNITPELVSLIEETFALWNQFVPLLRTATERVMQQLPSMINTLDNEFSSLTKQLEDLVCSATTGSFLDLNQNSSQIIPKLRIKSEQLHLIVAQLNELNGTNQSLRGQPLDLSFVMTAKQNMEARKELWELMDVSTAQIQEWRLVLFSKFVVSEAQNMVNEWLQRANSIAKVIPSSDEVLRETLYVFERFSQQLSLLAKLSSPTMKHKHWANIFKDTDLLVSRGQNLTVGDLMSRDLWEHQNIISKICSKANAEADMEQAFQRIQQSWEGTEFRLTKFIFCQKKNPQCGVTQQIKPSADFESTQNVSRQNSCGSGTFTIMDLETLMAQAEDSVMTLSSMLFSPLVRDFKREVEMWVQLLQELGMYMKSYINLRSVVFKSG, encoded by the exons ATGTCTGCACCTAAAAAAGATAttcacagagacacactgacaGCTCCCAGGAGAAACAGCCATGACAGATCATCCGTCCATAATCCAGGATCTGTTCCTACTTTACCTCTCCTAACATCACGTTCTCCAACATTTATGGGTGAACCCCCGACTGATTGCCCTCTCAGCAGGCCTCAGATATCACAGCTGCCTAACATATCTGTTGTTGAGCTTCCTCAGTTGGTAGCATCAGTGGGTCCAGAGGTGGCAATGACAGATTCTGTATGGACGGAGGGACCCGGTCTGATATCATCTGCTCTCACTGCTGATATTCCCCTCAGAGTAATTAAACACCCtcagaaaataaagacaga CTCTCTAGGTGAGGGTATCTCCAAACAAGGCTCCACAGAGGGAACAGAGATTGGGAAAGAGAGTAAGACCAAGTGCAGTCCTCTTACCGGCATTGAGGTGTTTGAGAtctttgcacaaaaaaaacacctgggGGGGTTACAGTTTTACCATTTGAAGGGTTCTGAAGATGGACCATATAG ACCCTATGATCTGCATGTGGTCCCTTGCAGCAAATCAGGCTCAGATCACTACATCTTCTCGCCCACCTCAGTGATTCATGTGAAGAATGGCTGTAGTGTTGGGCTCTTGAATCTAGCAGAGTGGTATCGTGAAGCCATACTATGGAAAGCACTGAGAGATATCCCGTTTTTCAGAGACTATCTATTACATAAGGCTTTCACCAG atggcACAGAAATGTGTGTCATGTCTCATTTCAACGCAAGTGTAAGAACCTTCAGTCTAAGTTACTGATAGATGTTCCCCAGTTTAGGGAAGCTTTATTTAATTTGACCAG aCTAAttgaaatgcttaaaaaaatgcACTGGCTACCACAGGATgagtcacacacatacactcttaCAGAATTTCAGAACACACTGTTGAAAAGCAATCAACAATCCCGAAGCTTCATTGAGAAATTCTTACATCACCGCTCTCTGATACTGACTACG GTACAGGAGACCTGCTACAAAACATACCAGGAATTACAACAAGTGAAAGAATTTCAACTGAGCCAATGCAGCAAGCCATTGCATCTTCAGCAGGACTTGATTAGAAGCCTTCACAAAAAGCTGAACCAAACTGGTCAAGCCATTCAAAGGCTGGGAAACTTTACAGCTCTTATGGACTGCATAATTGTACAAAACCTTGTTTCTGTCACTCAGTGTGAGCTCATGATCTACCTCAATAAAGTTTTGAAG CAGGAACAGAAAAATCAGGGCAGTCTTTTCCAGGCAGAGCTGACATTTGGAGTAGGTGGTCAGCTTGAGCTGTCTCCATCGATGCACCTGTTTCAGGAACTGCTGCATAGAGCACTGTTGTCTGTGGTTGACTCTACTCTACAG CTTGTTGATGCCTGCAATAATCTGCCAGATTCTAAAGCTCCTTTGACAGCGAGTTTCTCTTTTGTCGGTGGTTTTCAACAGCCTGCTCCAAACCCTGGCATTACAAATAATACAAGTGTTCGTGTCAGAAGAG CATATGAACAGAGTGGATCTGCACTCACATGTACTGGCAGTTTTCCCTATAAGGAGGAGACTTGTGTTCACACAAAGATGGTGCTTCCCAAACTCAGTTCTTTTAGTCTTCAGGGTCAGAGACTGCAAGGACAGGTCTATCCTCTGTCCAGAAACCAGTTGGAATGGCacctgcaccaccatgctgggGCACAGGAGATTGAAAAACAGCAAGCCAGTATTATACAG GAAGCCCTCCAAGAGATCCAGCAACATTGTGAAAGGCATTCCTGGTTGGTAGACGCTTATTTGTGTGCCAGTCAGTGGAGCCCAGCTTCACTGGAGAGTATGCGAGGATGGCCTGCCACAAAATATAAGGAACACATACAGATGATACAATTATGGATCAATCAAGTGCACAATGTGCCTACTGCTTTTACCACATCCAATAAACTCATCACTATTAACTGTTCACATATCCAAGAGATGCTAG AACCCTTACTGAACACCATGAAGAAGGATGTTTTAAATTTGCTGTCTGAGGAATTGCAGTTATGTGCTGAAAACTTGATAAATGATCTGAAGAAATTTATGGAATGCCTTCAGCTTGAACCCACTGACCTGAATGAGTTTGCAAATTATGCTAGCAGG GTAAAATGCTACAAGGAAACTGATATTCACCAAAAGCTAGAAAACCTGTGCTCCCTTCAAAAAACTATTCAACTGAATTTTGGAAACATAACTCCTGAGTTAGTTTCATTGATTGAGGAG ACATTTGCCCTGTGGAATCAGTTTGTTCCTCTGCTGAGGACAGCGACAGAAAGAGTCATGCAGCAATTGCCGTCCATGATTAACACTCTGGACAACGAATTTTCCTCTCTGACTAAACAACTAGAAGATCTGGTCTGCAGTGCCACCACTGGATCTTTTCTGGACCTAAATCAGAATTCTAGCCAAATTATTCCTAAACTCAGGATAAAGTCTGAACAGCTACATTTGATAGTTGCACAACTGAATGAGCTGAATGGGACCAACCAAAGCCTGAGAG GGCAGCCCTTAGATCTCTCATTTGTGATGACAGCCAAGCAGAATATGGAAGCACGGAAGGAGCTCTGGGAACTAATGGATGTGTCCACTGCACAGATTCAGGAATGGAGGCTCGTTCTGTTTAGCAAG TTTGTAGTATCCGAAGCCCAGAATATGGTAAATGAATGGCTTCAGCGAGCAAATTCAATAGCAAAGGTCATCCCCTCTTCTGATGAAGTACTTCGGGAAACTTTATATGTATTTGAGAGGTTCAGCCAGCAGCTCTCACTATTAGCCAAACTAAGCAGCCCTACAATGAAGCACAAACACTGGGCAAACATATTTAAAG ACACGGACCTGCTAGTTTCCCGAGGACAGAACCTAACTGTAGGTGATCTTATGTCCAGAGATCTGTGGGAGCATCAAAATATAATTAGCAAG ATCTGCAGCAAAGCTAACGCTGAAGCAGACATGGAGCAAGCATTCCAGAGGATTCAACAGAGCTGGGAAGGGACAGAATTCAGACTTACAAAGTTCATTTTTTGTCAGAAGAAGAATCCACAGTGTGGGGTAACACAACAGATAAAACCTTCTGCTGACTTTGAGTCGACCCAAAATGTTTCACGACAGAATTCCTGTGGCAGTGGAACTTTTACCATAATGG ACCTAGAAACTCTGATGGCCCAGGCTGAGGACAGTGTTATGACCCTGTCCAGCATgcttttttctcctcttgtCCGTGATTTCAAAAGGGAGGTAGAGATGTGGGTCCAGCTCTTGCAGGAACTTGGTATGTATATGAAAAGCTACATCAATCTTAGATCTGTTGTGTTTAAGTCAGGATAG